The Bosea sp. AS-1 region CGGCGGATGACGAGATCGACGAAATGCGCGGCCTTGCGGGCGCCGGCCTTGGTGAAGTGCACGCCGTCCCCGAGCCGCAGGCGCGTCGGCTGGCCGGAGACATCAGGGCCGGTCGCGGCATAGCGGTTCTCGGCATCGACGAAGCCGCCCCAGAGATCGACATATTGCCCGCCGGCCTTCTCGACGCGTTCGCGGAAGAGTTCGTTCAACGTGACGAGGTCGGCGGAGAGCCGGGCGTTCTGCATGGGCGGCGCACCGACCCAGATCAGCGGGATGCGCTTGGCGGCGAAGGCGTTGGCAAGCGCATCGATGCGCTCGCGATAAAGTTCGAGCCAGCGCGGGCTCATGGGCTCCTGGACGATGTCGCCGTCGCGGATCGGCTGGCGGTCGTTGAGGCCGATCAGCATCACCGCGATCGTGATTTTCTGATCGCTGGCCAGAAGCTCCGAGACGGCCTTGGGCCAGTCGTAGAAATCGGTGCGGACGAGGCCGGAATCCGGCTTCGCACGGTGGATGACCTCGACATCCGGGCGGTTGTTCAGAGCGTCGTCGAGGCCATCGGCCAGGAGATTGGCGAGGGAATCGCCCATTACCACGACATGATGGGCGACATCGACCTTCGGGATGATCGGGTCGTCGCGGACGACGACGGGCGCGGAAGGCCGACGCCGTGCCGCCGGCGCGGCGCGCTGGCGCGGCTGCTGCGGCTGCGTGGTCGGCTTGGCGGGCAGTTGCCAGAAAAGCTGGAACAGGCTGCGCTGCTGCGGCGGCTGCTGGGCGAGCGAGATGGGGCCGCCGGTCAACAGGAGCAGGCAGGCGGCGCAGAGAACCATGATGAGCGAGCGCAGGCGCATCAGCCATCCGATCCAGAGGCTCGTGACGGACCCAATATAGGGCAGGCCCTGCCCGGAGTCAGCGCTTGCCGCGCATGCGGGCGAGCAGCGCCGGAGTCGGGTAGCCATCGGCGATCTCGCCGACGCTGATCTGGTAGCGTCGCACGGCCTCGCGTGTGCCGGTACCGACACGCCCGTCGGCGTCATGGTCGTAGAGACCGAGTGCTTTCAGGCGTCGTTGCAGGTCCTTGGTTCCGGCCATGTCGAGGCGGGCGGCCTTGAGCGGCCAGTCGGCCTGGATCGCTCCGCGGCCCATGATGCGGTCGCCGAGATGGCCGACGGCCAGCGCATAGGCGTCGGAGGAATTGTACTTCTTGATGATGTCGAAATTCGCGGTCAGCAGCAGGACGGGGCCGGTATGGCCGGCCGGGTAGAACAGGCGGCCTTCGCCGGAGGAGGGCAGGGCGCGGCCGTCAGCCCGGCGCACGCCGGCGGAGCGAAAGGAAGCAAAGCTCGCCTTGTCGAGGTGGTGGTCGAAGCCTTCGGGCAGCGTCACCTCCATGCCCCAGGGCAGACCCGACACCCAGCCATAGCTCTTCAGATAGTTGGCGGTGGAGGCGATGGCGTCGCTCGACGAGTTCCAGATGTCGGCATGGCCGTTGCCGGTCCAGTCGACCGCGTATTTGAGGTAGCTCGACGGCATGAACTGGGTGTGGCCCATGGCGCCGGCCCAGGAGCCGCGCAGTTCGTTGCGCTCGACATAGCCCTTCTCGATCAGTTCGAGCGCCGTCAGCAGTTCGTCGCGGAAGAAGTCGCCTCGGTAACGGATCGAAGCCAGTGTCGCCAGCGAGCGGATGACGTCCTTGCCGCCCTTGAAGGAGCCGAAATTGGTCTCCATGCCCCAGACGCCGAGCACGACCTCCTTCGGCACGCCATAGCGAGCCTCGACCTGCGCGAGAACCGAGGCGTTCTCGGCCGCGACCGCCTGGCCGCGCTGGACGCGCCCGCCGCCGACAGCGTTGTTCAGGTAGGACCAGATCGGCGCGCTGAACTCGGACTGCTTCTTGGTCAGCGCGACGATGGAGGCGTCCGGCGTCACGCCGCGGAAGGCGAGATCGAAGGTCGCGCGCGAGATGCCGCGCGCTTGCGCCTGCGGCCAGAGCCGCTGCAGGAAGATGTCGAAGCTGGCGCTGGCCGGCGTTGCGGCGGGTGGGCCTGCATGGGCGCGCGAGACATTGATCGAGCCCGTGGTCTGCGCCAACGCCGGCGCCAGGCTGAGCAAGGCCGAAGCAGCGATGACGGACAGGCGCATAGGGGCTCCCTGCGAAAGCTGGATGGAAACACCATCACAGCGCCTGAACAAGATTAACCGCAGGTTAAACCGGGCGTGGGAACTCCGTCACCTGCCCATTTGACAAGCCGGAACGATTGGCGGATTCTGGTTCGATGTATAGCGCCTCTCCCTTCCGCCGCGGTCTGCACCGCTCGGGCAATCTCATCGCGGGCTTCTAGCCCCGGGTCTGTCGCGCTTGGCGCCTCCGGCTCGGGGGGCGCTACCTCTCTTCCTTTCACCCGCGAGTTCGACCTTGTGATTCCGTGCGGCTTTGCGTCCGCCGGCGGGCGCTCGCCTTTTCGATGAAAGACCTGATCCAATGTCCACCAAGCGTCCCGCCATCACCGTCACGGCCGCGGACCATGCCATGCTGAGCCGTATCGCGGCCGGCGCGGCCAATACCATGCCGGAGCTTGCCGCCGAGCTAAGTCACGAGCTTGATCGCGCCCGCATCCTGCCGGAGGGGCGGACCTCCATCGACCACGCCCGCATCGGCAGCCAGATCGTCTATCGCGACGAAAGCACCAAGCGCGAGACCACCGTCACGCTGGTCTGGCCTCAGGACGCGAATATCGAGAAGAACCGCATCTCGGTGATGACGCCGATCGGCGTCGCGCTGATTGGCATGGCGGCCGAGCGCTCGATCGACTGGACGACGCGCTCCGGCGAGGTCAAGCGCCTGACCGTGCTCGAAGTCCGCGAGCCGGCCGAGGAGGAGGCGGCCTCCTGACCGGGACGTCACTCGGGGGGGGGAGCTTGCAGCTCAGGCCGAAGCGTTCTTCGTCCTGAGCTTCTCCTCCCAGGCCAGGGCCTGGCCGACGATCTCTTCCAGATCGTCATGCTCCGGCTGCCAGCCCAGCTCGGTCCGGATGCGGTCGGCGCGGGCGATCAGCGAAGCCGGGTCGCCCGGGCGGCGGGCGGCGAGCGTCACCGGGAAGTCGACGCCGGAGACCTTCTTCACCACCTCGACGACCTCCTGCACCGAATAACCACGGCCATAGCCGCAGTTCAGCGTCAGGCTCTCCTTGCCGCTGCGCAGATGATCGAGCGCGGCCAGATGGGCGCGGGCGAGGTCGGTGACGTGAATGTAGTCACGCACGCAGGTGCCGTCCGGCGTCGCATAGTCCGTGCCGAAGACGGTGAGCCCGTCGCGCTCGCCGAGCGCTGCCTGGCTCGCGACCTTGATCAGGTGGGTGGCGTTGGGCGAGGACTGGCCGGAGCGCAGCTTGGGATCGGCGCCCGCGACGTTGAAGTAGCGCAGCGCGACATAGGTGAAGCCATGCGCCTTCGCCGCGTCCTGCAGCATCCACTCGCTCATCAGCTTGGAGCGGCCAT contains the following coding sequences:
- a CDS encoding SGNH family hydrolase; this translates as MRLRSLIMVLCAACLLLLTGGPISLAQQPPQQRSLFQLFWQLPAKPTTQPQQPRQRAAPAARRRPSAPVVVRDDPIIPKVDVAHHVVVMGDSLANLLADGLDDALNNRPDVEVIHRAKPDSGLVRTDFYDWPKAVSELLASDQKITIAVMLIGLNDRQPIRDGDIVQEPMSPRWLELYRERIDALANAFAAKRIPLIWVGAPPMQNARLSADLVTLNELFRERVEKAGGQYVDLWGGFVDAENRYAATGPDVSGQPTRLRLGDGVHFTKAGARKAAHFVDLVIRRIIEAAPQSNVIALPVAPETGAPTAPELQPGGVERLIDQMAAGVPTIGLPPALQARPLAGPIQPLTGQAAPSEQPLLASIAEARGRGDAATQLERVFGQGIAPEPVPGRIDDYRWPR
- a CDS encoding lytic murein transglycosylase; this encodes MRLSVIAASALLSLAPALAQTTGSINVSRAHAGPPAATPASASFDIFLQRLWPQAQARGISRATFDLAFRGVTPDASIVALTKKQSEFSAPIWSYLNNAVGGGRVQRGQAVAAENASVLAQVEARYGVPKEVVLGVWGMETNFGSFKGGKDVIRSLATLASIRYRGDFFRDELLTALELIEKGYVERNELRGSWAGAMGHTQFMPSSYLKYAVDWTGNGHADIWNSSSDAIASTANYLKSYGWVSGLPWGMEVTLPEGFDHHLDKASFASFRSAGVRRADGRALPSSGEGRLFYPAGHTGPVLLLTANFDIIKKYNSSDAYALAVGHLGDRIMGRGAIQADWPLKAARLDMAGTKDLQRRLKALGLYDHDADGRVGTGTREAVRRYQISVGEIADGYPTPALLARMRGKR
- the rnk gene encoding nucleoside diphosphate kinase regulator, whose protein sequence is MSTKRPAITVTAADHAMLSRIAAGAANTMPELAAELSHELDRARILPEGRTSIDHARIGSQIVYRDESTKRETTVTLVWPQDANIEKNRISVMTPIGVALIGMAAERSIDWTTRSGEVKRLTVLEVREPAEEEAAS
- the galE gene encoding UDP-glucose 4-epimerase GalE, producing the protein MAVLVSGGAGYIGSHMVLELLDRGEKVVVLDNLSTGFWWAVPPEAVFVQGDIGDQPLIESLVAEHGITEIAHFAARIVVPESVSDPLGYYFNNTVKTRALIESAARSGVKHVIFSSTAAVYGEPPVSPVPEEIALNPINPYGRSKLMSEWMLQDAAKAHGFTYVALRYFNVAGADPKLRSGQSSPNATHLIKVASQAALGERDGLTVFGTDYATPDGTCVRDYIHVTDLARAHLAALDHLRSGKESLTLNCGYGRGYSVQEVVEVVKKVSGVDFPVTLAARRPGDPASLIARADRIRTELGWQPEHDDLEEIVGQALAWEEKLRTKNASA